One Stenotrophomonas oahuensis genomic region harbors:
- a CDS encoding SdrD B-like domain-containing protein → MDKQQDRVDAVAGIASSWTSWPGAARRQAKALVLLLCAGLAPGALAANLSVSQLSDSTSGWLRSDGTASGNTSSDPAPVGAIVVYDVTLSNSDTVAASNVAAIFDLPTGTRSTQLPAECTAETTTRIVCRFASFPANGARSFQLKVDTQGVNPGTVETRAAVGSQAGLPASSTPVASLTDADPFFAGDSNPSNNRLEQRTTLTAAADLQIGMTGSPGTVIGGGVVTYTVSVRNLGPSTSTNFRVIDTLPNGFTAVAGSFAGTGWTFNYGTATATYAGSLANNGAVTFRFNAKANVSSGAVTNSARVAATGTPDPRPDNDTATVDTLVTTGADLTLAMSASPAPAPTDGVVTFTLTANNLGPEPSTGVALTGALPTGFTWLGTQSLAAGWSCTSSTATTYSCARTGTMNSGATEVLQIRATAASTPGTATSTATIASSQTPDPNDASNGTNNNTANATLSVLADGADLRLSKTKIGSNEGSEVVTIGNTAASNMTSTLRLWNNGPARITGSVQIVDVLADGEEYIGRVSGPFSCVAAPAAYTPGTRQVVTCDYTGTYPVAVATGTNNSNAFATLVLTTRARAAGMLTNNACTGGSTPAGGPASLEPQTEGGINQDKITTNDCVGTGLRATTEAANLSVTKVASTQSGADKVVGVAETWAEYLITVSNAGADTTGVVVNDPIPGFVTGITQAEITPPAGWAANSCRLANTTVICESGTAVLARNGSAQIRVRLRNSTNTPGFLADSAGKTTGTAANSACVANNTVPGSGHFHCNRVGVAINGAIAGSVGEVDWNDNSATDWLSVERVGNLQTVEKVITTGASDGRAGVVSEYRIQYRNTGPSQVPQVVFTDTFTLPAGDSGFVLVSARLASNNQACSFTEAESGIASVGTAGGTSFRNTDTNNPRTLTLVCPAVVLASNGGVDTVNLSIRPNVNATNTGRVFENVAGFRFPNGATGSDANGSWNYNQVATTADDTRSATLTFSEGRVDLLVQKNDQGFTGGIDPLGYDPNVPANNHITYKVSVTNQGPSLSSDTRIRDSFVVPAGRTVSFLGASPTATGAFNVAACTVVSGGNPITGDGSTPLVLDCPMPGTGFSGTDESGTVAAGATSELFLRYRYDSAPGGGGDTVRNTALAHSAETRVGTDLIAADGNQLDNSTTETTSIFMRSDMGVAKTMVTQLPAADPTTALPASVDTVSVRQPFWYVLTGTNNGPGQSLSRDRSATSQLRGTGTVLTDTLPAGVQVTGTVTWQKAGPVYAGATPDGTGTCAVNDRTITCEVGDVTHATGNPGRVRILVPAQWPQLPAGSTAPRGTSNNQVRIVTEQVDENPDNDSVTVPLAVTNLSLGGKVFVDSDQSGSNGGIPQAGEAGIAGVTIQLSGTDAYGLAVNLTTTTAADGGYRFSNLGPSDAAGYTVLEIQPAGYANGLIAPPTSGTDAASFDPASYEAGTPNSRYVAVLTPDRAVPGGTLGSQGAIANNYNFPEVRRPNLSGYVYLDLDFNNARTPGTDSAIASATVDLLDAVTGAVVATTQTDANGQYRFSDLDPHMVYTLRQPLPTGAYTNRPTAVNPGTIGGTACVTGQCVVGTAAAAPGGPDAETTDRISHIDLGAGVDGVAFNFGENPNGSSLAGRVWLDLDNDGVIDPTETGLAGVELVLSGTDRNGLAVNRTTTTDADGTYAFTGLLPGTYAVTEPTQPTDTLNGQTVAGNRGGTATGAVTTPSAITAVVLAANEAATGYNFGELPIALISGRVYYDNNENGLIDSDETGIADVAVVLTGTDDAGTPVSLSVRTDAQGEYRFADLRPGTYVLTEPDQPAYTTNGVTTAGSVQGTPLGVASDRATVPSTISQIVLAAGMQSVHNNFGEVADTPDLVVSKRATGTLFTVNHPATYVIQVRNIGPRETLAAYDVHDRLPAGLTLLETPAGNGWQCQGAVGATRFSCRSSRVIAANSISTDELSVRVMVSAEAANAGTVNNAVLVEGGGEDGPHSPSSTERGAFEGDVSQLPACDPAITQNACRVPNQVQLAASVGGTVWYDVGNDDQLLDGADQRLSSWIVELVDAASGEIVASTVTAADGSYRFGDVLPGVKWNIRFRDPRSNVLWPFPVTRETANGVQTACDADGAIARGGVSACRTSDNGVSQLEVVLAAGQHLAQQSLPVDPSGVVYDATTRDVVPGAVVTLSPVGMCSGFDPATSILNGSGGGYRIEGSSIAMTVGNEGFYQFAFGPAAPARCEFQLVVTPPGGYQFVSTMIPPQSGALSPAGSAGANHVVQPNSEAPTGAVGTATQYYLNLFAGSATAAIVHNHLPLDTAVATGLMISKTGDRQTAEIGDTVQYTITIRQTAGSALQSVNVIDRLPRGFTYIDGTARADGRAVTDPSGKPGPLLGFGVGPISVGGQIVLTYRVRVGVGAQQGDGVNRAQAHGCSIAGGCIDPVGITPLPGALASNRAEYRVRVTGGVFTEQACVLGKVFVDCNNNHVQDREELGIPGVRMYFSDGTWVISDSEGKYSFCGLPPQSHTLKVDASTLPRGARLTTSSNRNLGDADSLFLDLKNGELHRADFIEGSCANPVLEQVKARRTQGEVSAPETEPGQGALRFESKPARAPQQATDTANQRPIVQPRELPPAQDAATEGQP, encoded by the coding sequence GTGGACAAGCAGCAGGATCGGGTCGATGCCGTGGCCGGCATCGCATCGTCATGGACGTCGTGGCCGGGTGCTGCGCGCAGGCAGGCAAAGGCGCTGGTGCTGTTGCTGTGCGCGGGGCTTGCCCCGGGTGCGCTTGCCGCCAACCTGAGCGTCAGCCAGCTCTCCGACTCCACCAGCGGCTGGCTGCGCAGCGATGGCACCGCCTCGGGCAATACCAGTAGCGACCCGGCCCCGGTCGGGGCGATCGTGGTCTACGACGTCACCCTGTCCAACAGCGACACCGTGGCGGCCAGCAACGTGGCCGCGATCTTCGACCTGCCCACCGGCACCCGCAGCACCCAGCTGCCGGCCGAGTGCACGGCCGAGACCACCACCCGCATCGTCTGCCGCTTCGCCAGCTTCCCGGCCAATGGCGCGCGCAGCTTCCAGCTCAAGGTCGATACCCAGGGCGTCAACCCGGGCACGGTGGAAACGCGCGCTGCGGTGGGAAGCCAGGCCGGTCTGCCGGCGTCGTCCACGCCGGTGGCCAGCCTGACCGATGCCGATCCGTTCTTCGCCGGCGACAGCAACCCCAGCAACAACCGCCTGGAACAACGCACCACGCTGACCGCCGCGGCCGACCTGCAGATCGGCATGACCGGCAGCCCCGGTACCGTGATCGGCGGTGGCGTGGTCACCTACACCGTGTCGGTGCGCAACCTCGGCCCCAGCACTTCCACCAACTTCCGGGTGATCGACACCCTGCCCAACGGCTTCACCGCGGTGGCCGGCAGCTTCGCTGGCACGGGCTGGACCTTCAACTACGGCACGGCCACGGCGACCTATGCCGGATCGCTGGCCAACAACGGTGCGGTCACCTTCCGCTTCAACGCCAAGGCCAATGTGTCCAGCGGTGCGGTGACCAATTCCGCCCGCGTCGCCGCCACCGGTACGCCCGATCCGCGTCCAGACAACGACACCGCCACCGTCGACACCCTGGTCACCACCGGTGCCGACCTGACCCTGGCGATGTCCGCATCGCCGGCCCCGGCCCCGACCGATGGCGTGGTCACCTTCACTCTGACCGCCAACAACCTGGGCCCGGAGCCGTCGACCGGCGTGGCCCTGACCGGCGCGCTGCCCACCGGCTTCACCTGGCTGGGCACGCAGTCGCTGGCGGCCGGCTGGAGCTGCACCAGCAGCACCGCCACCACCTACAGCTGCGCCCGCACCGGCACGATGAACAGCGGTGCCACTGAAGTCCTGCAGATCCGCGCCACCGCTGCTTCCACCCCGGGTACGGCGACCTCCACCGCGACCATCGCCTCGTCGCAGACGCCGGACCCGAACGACGCCAGCAACGGCACCAACAACAACACCGCAAACGCCACGCTGAGCGTGCTCGCCGACGGTGCCGACCTGCGTCTGAGCAAGACCAAGATCGGCAGCAACGAAGGCAGCGAAGTCGTCACCATCGGCAACACCGCCGCCAGCAACATGACCTCCACGCTGCGGCTGTGGAACAACGGTCCGGCGCGCATCACCGGCAGCGTGCAGATCGTCGACGTGCTCGCCGACGGCGAGGAATACATCGGCCGGGTGAGCGGTCCGTTCAGTTGCGTGGCCGCGCCTGCGGCCTACACCCCCGGCACCCGCCAGGTGGTGACCTGCGATTACACCGGCACCTATCCGGTCGCGGTGGCCACCGGTACCAACAACAGCAACGCCTTCGCCACCCTGGTGCTGACCACCCGCGCCCGCGCGGCCGGCATGCTGACCAACAACGCCTGCACCGGCGGTTCGACCCCGGCCGGCGGCCCGGCCTCGCTGGAACCGCAGACCGAAGGCGGCATCAACCAGGACAAGATCACCACCAACGACTGCGTGGGCACCGGTCTGCGCGCCACCACCGAAGCGGCCAACCTGTCGGTGACCAAGGTCGCCAGCACCCAGAGCGGTGCGGACAAGGTGGTCGGCGTGGCCGAAACCTGGGCCGAGTACCTGATCACAGTCAGCAACGCGGGTGCCGACACCACCGGCGTGGTGGTCAATGATCCGATTCCCGGCTTCGTCACCGGCATCACCCAGGCCGAGATCACCCCGCCGGCCGGCTGGGCAGCCAACAGCTGCCGTCTGGCAAACACCACAGTGATCTGTGAATCCGGCACGGCCGTGCTGGCCCGCAACGGCAGCGCGCAGATCCGCGTGCGCCTGCGCAACAGCACCAACACGCCCGGCTTCCTGGCGGACAGCGCCGGCAAGACCACCGGTACCGCGGCCAACAGCGCGTGTGTGGCCAACAACACCGTGCCGGGCAGTGGTCACTTCCACTGCAACCGCGTCGGCGTCGCCATCAACGGGGCCATTGCCGGTTCGGTCGGCGAAGTCGACTGGAACGACAATTCGGCCACCGACTGGCTCAGCGTCGAGCGCGTGGGCAACCTGCAGACGGTGGAAAAGGTGATCACCACCGGTGCCAGCGACGGCCGTGCCGGCGTGGTCTCCGAGTACCGCATCCAGTACCGCAACACGGGTCCGTCGCAGGTGCCGCAGGTGGTGTTCACCGACACCTTCACCCTGCCGGCTGGCGACAGCGGCTTCGTGCTGGTCAGTGCACGGCTGGCGTCCAACAACCAGGCCTGCAGCTTCACCGAAGCCGAATCCGGTATCGCCTCGGTGGGCACGGCGGGCGGCACCTCGTTCCGCAACACCGATACGAACAACCCGCGCACGCTGACCCTGGTCTGTCCGGCGGTGGTGCTGGCCTCCAATGGCGGTGTGGATACCGTCAACCTGAGCATCCGTCCCAACGTCAACGCGACCAACACCGGGCGCGTGTTCGAGAACGTGGCCGGCTTCCGCTTCCCGAACGGGGCCACCGGCAGCGACGCCAACGGCAGCTGGAACTACAACCAGGTCGCCACCACCGCTGATGACACCAGGAGCGCCACGCTGACCTTCAGCGAAGGCCGTGTCGACCTTCTGGTGCAGAAGAACGACCAGGGCTTTACCGGTGGCATCGATCCGCTGGGTTACGACCCGAACGTCCCGGCCAACAACCACATCACCTACAAGGTCAGCGTCACCAACCAGGGGCCGTCGCTGTCCAGCGACACCCGCATCCGCGACAGCTTCGTGGTGCCGGCGGGCCGCACGGTCAGCTTCCTCGGCGCATCGCCGACGGCGACCGGTGCCTTCAATGTGGCCGCGTGCACCGTGGTCAGCGGCGGCAATCCGATCACCGGCGACGGCAGTACACCGCTGGTGCTGGACTGCCCGATGCCGGGTACCGGCTTCAGTGGCACCGATGAAAGCGGCACGGTCGCCGCCGGTGCCACCAGTGAGCTGTTCCTGCGCTACCGCTACGACAGCGCGCCGGGCGGCGGTGGCGACACAGTGCGCAACACCGCGCTGGCGCACTCGGCGGAAACCCGCGTGGGCACCGATCTGATCGCCGCTGACGGCAACCAGCTCGACAACAGCACCACCGAAACCACCAGCATCTTCATGCGCTCGGACATGGGCGTGGCCAAGACCATGGTCACCCAGCTGCCGGCTGCTGATCCCACCACCGCGCTGCCGGCCAGCGTCGACACGGTCAGCGTGCGCCAGCCGTTCTGGTACGTGCTCACCGGCACCAACAATGGTCCGGGCCAGAGCCTGTCGCGTGACCGCAGCGCCACCTCGCAGCTTCGCGGCACCGGTACGGTGCTGACCGACACGCTGCCCGCGGGCGTGCAGGTGACCGGTACGGTGACCTGGCAGAAGGCGGGTCCGGTCTACGCCGGAGCCACCCCGGACGGCACCGGCACCTGTGCGGTGAACGACCGCACCATCACCTGTGAAGTGGGTGACGTGACCCACGCAACCGGCAACCCGGGCCGCGTCCGCATCCTGGTGCCGGCGCAGTGGCCGCAGCTGCCGGCGGGCAGCACCGCGCCGCGCGGGACGTCCAACAACCAGGTGCGCATCGTCACCGAACAGGTGGACGAAAACCCGGACAACGACAGCGTGACCGTGCCGCTGGCGGTGACCAACCTGTCGCTGGGCGGCAAGGTGTTCGTCGACTCGGACCAGAGCGGCAGCAACGGCGGCATTCCGCAGGCCGGTGAAGCCGGCATTGCCGGGGTCACGATCCAGCTCAGCGGTACCGACGCCTACGGCCTGGCGGTCAACCTGACCACCACCACCGCGGCAGACGGCGGCTATCGCTTCAGCAACCTGGGCCCGTCGGACGCGGCCGGCTACACCGTGCTGGAAATCCAGCCGGCCGGTTACGCCAATGGCCTGATTGCACCGCCGACCAGCGGCACCGATGCGGCCAGCTTCGATCCGGCCAGCTACGAAGCCGGCACCCCGAACAGCCGCTATGTGGCGGTGCTGACGCCCGACCGCGCGGTGCCGGGCGGCACCCTGGGCAGTCAGGGCGCGATTGCCAACAACTACAACTTCCCAGAAGTCCGTCGCCCCAACCTCAGCGGCTACGTCTACCTGGACCTGGACTTCAACAACGCACGCACGCCGGGGACCGACAGCGCCATTGCGTCGGCCACGGTGGACCTGCTGGATGCCGTCACCGGTGCCGTGGTGGCCACCACCCAGACCGATGCCAACGGCCAGTACCGCTTCAGCGACCTGGACCCGCACATGGTGTACACGCTGCGTCAGCCGCTGCCGACCGGTGCCTACACCAACCGCCCGACGGCGGTGAACCCGGGCACCATCGGCGGCACTGCTTGCGTGACCGGCCAGTGCGTGGTCGGCACCGCTGCGGCCGCACCCGGCGGCCCGGATGCGGAGACCACCGACCGCATCTCGCACATCGACCTCGGGGCCGGTGTGGATGGCGTGGCCTTCAACTTCGGCGAAAACCCGAATGGCAGCTCGCTGGCCGGACGGGTCTGGCTGGACCTGGACAACGACGGCGTCATCGACCCGACCGAAACCGGTCTGGCGGGCGTGGAGCTCGTGCTCAGCGGTACCGACCGCAACGGGCTGGCAGTCAACCGCACCACCACCACCGACGCTGATGGCACCTACGCCTTCACGGGCCTGCTGCCGGGCACCTATGCGGTGACCGAGCCGACCCAGCCGACCGACACCCTCAACGGGCAGACCGTCGCCGGCAATCGCGGCGGCACCGCCACCGGTGCGGTGACCACCCCGTCGGCGATCACCGCCGTGGTGCTGGCCGCCAATGAAGCCGCCACCGGCTACAACTTCGGCGAACTGCCGATCGCGCTGATCAGCGGCCGCGTGTACTACGACAACAACGAAAACGGCCTGATCGACAGCGACGAGACCGGCATCGCCGATGTCGCCGTGGTCCTGACCGGCACCGACGACGCCGGCACCCCGGTGTCGCTGAGCGTGCGTACCGATGCCCAGGGCGAATACCGCTTTGCGGATCTGCGCCCGGGCACCTACGTGCTGACCGAGCCGGACCAGCCGGCCTACACCACCAACGGCGTCACCACCGCTGGCAGCGTGCAGGGCACGCCGCTGGGCGTGGCCAGCGACCGCGCCACCGTGCCCTCCACGATCAGCCAGATCGTGCTCGCGGCCGGCATGCAGTCCGTGCACAACAACTTCGGCGAAGTGGCCGATACCCCGGACCTGGTGGTCAGCAAGCGCGCCACCGGCACGCTCTTCACCGTCAACCACCCGGCCACGTACGTGATCCAGGTGCGCAACATCGGTCCGCGCGAAACCCTGGCGGCCTATGACGTGCACGACCGCCTGCCGGCCGGCCTGACCCTGCTGGAAACCCCGGCCGGCAATGGCTGGCAGTGCCAAGGCGCTGTCGGCGCAACCCGCTTCAGCTGCCGCAGCAGCCGTGTCATCGCCGCCAACAGCATCTCCACTGACGAGCTCAGCGTGCGCGTGATGGTCAGCGCGGAAGCCGCCAATGCCGGCACCGTCAACAACGCTGTGCTGGTTGAAGGCGGCGGCGAAGACGGCCCGCACAGCCCCAGCAGCACCGAGCGCGGTGCGTTCGAAGGCGACGTCAGCCAGTTGCCGGCGTGCGACCCGGCGATCACCCAGAACGCCTGCCGCGTGCCCAACCAGGTGCAGCTGGCCGCCTCGGTCGGTGGCACCGTGTGGTACGACGTCGGCAACGATGACCAACTGCTCGACGGTGCCGACCAGCGCCTGTCGTCGTGGATCGTCGAACTGGTCGACGCCGCCAGCGGCGAGATCGTGGCCAGCACGGTCACCGCCGCCGACGGCAGCTATCGCTTCGGTGACGTGCTGCCGGGCGTGAAGTGGAACATCCGCTTCCGCGACCCGCGCTCGAACGTGCTGTGGCCGTTCCCGGTCACCCGTGAAACCGCCAACGGCGTGCAGACCGCCTGCGATGCCGATGGCGCGATCGCGCGCGGCGGCGTCAGTGCCTGCCGCACCAGCGACAACGGTGTGAGCCAGCTGGAAGTGGTGTTGGCCGCCGGCCAGCACCTGGCCCAGCAGAGCCTGCCGGTGGACCCATCGGGCGTGGTGTACGACGCCACCACCCGTGACGTGGTGCCAGGCGCGGTGGTGACCCTGAGCCCGGTGGGGATGTGCAGCGGCTTCGACCCCGCCACCAGCATCCTCAACGGCAGCGGCGGTGGCTATCGCATTGAAGGCAGCAGCATCGCCATGACCGTGGGCAACGAAGGCTTCTATCAGTTCGCCTTTGGCCCGGCTGCGCCGGCCCGTTGCGAGTTCCAGCTGGTGGTGACCCCGCCAGGTGGCTACCAGTTCGTGTCGACGATGATCCCGCCGCAGAGCGGTGCGCTGTCGCCGGCCGGTTCGGCCGGGGCCAACCACGTCGTGCAGCCCAACAGCGAAGCGCCGACCGGTGCAGTCGGTACTGCGACCCAGTACTACCTGAACCTGTTCGCCGGTTCGGCCACGGCCGCCATCGTGCACAACCACCTGCCGCTGGATACGGCGGTGGCCACCGGGCTGATGATCAGCAAGACCGGCGACCGCCAGACCGCGGAAATCGGTGACACCGTGCAGTACACCATCACCATCCGCCAGACCGCCGGCAGTGCGCTGCAGTCGGTGAATGTGATCGACCGGCTGCCGCGTGGCTTCACCTACATCGACGGCACCGCGCGTGCCGATGGTCGTGCGGTGACGGATCCGTCCGGCAAGCCAGGTCCGCTGCTCGGCTTCGGCGTCGGTCCGATCAGCGTCGGTGGACAGATCGTGCTGACCTACCGCGTGCGTGTCGGCGTGGGTGCGCAGCAGGGTGACGGCGTCAACCGCGCGCAGGCCCACGGCTGTTCCATTGCCGGTGGCTGTATCGACCCGGTCGGGATCACCCCGCTGCCCGGCGCGCTGGCCTCCAACCGCGCCGAGTACCGCGTGCGCGTCACCGGTGGCGTGTTCACCGAACAGGCCTGCGTGCTCGGCAAGGTGTTCGTGGACTGCAACAACAACCACGTGCAGGACCGCGAAGAGCTGGGCATTCCGGGCGTGCGCATGTACTTCTCGGACGGCACCTGGGTGATCAGCGACTCGGAAGGCAAGTACAGCTTCTGCGGCCTGCCGCCGCAGAGCCACACCCTGAAGGTCGACGCCAGCACGCTGCCGCGTGGTGCGCGCCTGACCACCAGCAGCAACCGCAACCTCGGCGATGCCGACAGCCTGTTCCTCGACCTGAAGAACGGTGAGCTGCATCGTGCCGACTTCATTGAAGGCAGCTGTGCCAACCCGGTGCTGGAGCAGGTCAAGGCCCGCCGCACCCAGGGTGAAGTCAGCGCGCCGGAGACCGAACCGGGCCAGGGCGCGCTGCGCTTTGAAAGCAAGCCGGCGCGTGCCCCGCAGCAGGCCACCGACACGGCCAACCAGAGACCGATCGTGCAACCCAGAGAACTTCCGCCTGCCCAGGATGCGGCGACGGAGGGCCAGCCATGA
- a CDS encoding OmpA family protein, whose amino-acid sequence MNDFNRMTRYARTTLSVALFAGVAATASAQQTQLAPQQQRISDQAIHADHSAYEATQGRIQALNDGGRPIRDYHLAKAQCWLDVSFHEYSRNDRSDFPQLALTESEKLINGMEQGVQPMPTDTPLVNNAKYLRDDLWQRLRVVHGSPGFMCAQQQVACGEVELVHAGNEFNQQQWRHSKPYIQIAEELVNDAEAAARQCAAAPAAVSAAPGPLVANVLFEFDRDGYRDIRTYSLESIDRALASIASENLQLQSVALVGHADRMQGRGFDANQALSERRAKTVRELLIGRGIDPAKVRYEYRGDTQQVQQCAGIAPRAALLECLLPNRRVEVRFEVAR is encoded by the coding sequence ATGAATGACTTCAACCGCATGACCCGTTATGCCCGCACCACCTTGAGCGTGGCCCTGTTTGCCGGCGTGGCCGCCACTGCGTCTGCCCAGCAGACCCAGCTGGCTCCCCAGCAGCAGCGCATCAGCGACCAGGCGATCCATGCCGACCACAGCGCGTATGAGGCCACCCAGGGCCGCATCCAGGCGCTGAACGACGGCGGCCGCCCGATCCGCGACTACCACCTGGCCAAGGCCCAGTGCTGGCTGGATGTGTCGTTCCACGAGTACAGCCGCAATGACCGCAGCGATTTCCCGCAGCTTGCGCTGACCGAATCGGAAAAGCTGATCAACGGCATGGAGCAGGGCGTGCAGCCGATGCCCACCGACACCCCGCTGGTGAACAACGCCAAATACCTGCGCGATGACCTGTGGCAGCGCCTGCGCGTTGTACACGGCAGCCCCGGCTTCATGTGTGCGCAGCAGCAGGTGGCCTGCGGTGAAGTGGAACTGGTGCATGCCGGCAACGAATTCAACCAGCAGCAGTGGCGGCATTCCAAGCCGTACATCCAGATTGCCGAAGAACTGGTCAACGATGCCGAGGCAGCAGCACGCCAGTGCGCCGCAGCACCGGCAGCGGTCAGCGCCGCGCCGGGCCCGCTGGTCGCCAACGTGCTGTTCGAATTTGACCGCGACGGCTACCGCGACATCCGCACCTATTCGCTGGAAAGCATTGACCGCGCCTTGGCCAGCATTGCCAGTGAAAATCTGCAGCTGCAGTCGGTGGCGCTGGTCGGCCATGCCGACCGCATGCAGGGTCGCGGCTTCGATGCCAACCAGGCGCTGTCCGAACGGCGCGCGAAGACGGTGCGCGAGCTGCTGATCGGTCGCGGCATCGACCCGGCCAAGGTGCGTTACGAGTATCGCGGCGACACCCAGCAGGTGCAGCAGTGTGCGGGTATTGCGCCGCGTGCGGCGCTGCTGGAATGCCTGTTGCCCAACCGCCGGGTGGAAGTGCGCTTCGAGGTGGCCCGCTAG
- a CDS encoding response regulator transcription factor yields MKEDGRGDPAAPQTTLEGLHVWVVEDDPELLALSVDELRWRGAQVRGLESAEALYRHLAVERCDIVVLDIGLPGEDGYAVARHLRGMADIGIVMLTGRGSTHDMTHGLALGADVYLVKPVAGDLLAAALVSLRRRLHRGAPSATGGTAPSAPSWQLQSDGWNLQAPNGKQLALTGAERGFLRALMVASSAPVERETLIAAVTDTPWDFDPHRLDVLVHRLRSRVQSATGLVLPVRALRGAGYLWTDGAA; encoded by the coding sequence GTGAAGGAAGACGGTCGCGGCGATCCCGCGGCCCCGCAGACGACATTGGAGGGCCTGCACGTCTGGGTGGTCGAGGACGACCCGGAACTGCTGGCTTTGAGCGTGGACGAGCTGCGCTGGCGCGGCGCGCAGGTGCGCGGACTGGAGAGTGCCGAGGCGCTGTACCGGCATCTGGCCGTGGAGCGCTGCGATATCGTGGTGCTCGACATCGGCCTGCCCGGCGAAGACGGCTATGCGGTCGCGCGTCATCTGCGCGGCATGGCGGACATCGGCATCGTCATGCTCACCGGCCGCGGCAGTACCCACGACATGACGCACGGGCTGGCACTGGGCGCAGACGTCTATCTGGTCAAGCCGGTCGCCGGCGACCTGCTGGCGGCGGCGCTGGTCAGCCTGCGCCGCCGGCTGCATCGGGGCGCACCTTCGGCAACCGGTGGCACTGCGCCGTCCGCGCCCAGCTGGCAGCTTCAGAGCGACGGCTGGAATCTGCAGGCTCCGAACGGCAAGCAGCTGGCCTTGACCGGGGCCGAGCGCGGCTTCCTGCGCGCGCTGATGGTGGCGTCCAGTGCGCCGGTCGAGCGCGAAACGCTGATTGCGGCGGTTACCGATACCCCGTGGGATTTCGACCCGCACCGTCTGGACGTGCTGGTGCACCGACTGCGTAGCCGCGTGCAGAGCGCGACAGGACTGGTTCTGCCGGTGCGCGCGCTGCGCGGTGCCGGCTATTTGTGGACGGACGGCGCGGCCTGA